One region of Oncorhynchus mykiss isolate Arlee chromosome 8, USDA_OmykA_1.1, whole genome shotgun sequence genomic DNA includes:
- the LOC110530463 gene encoding dystrobrevin alpha isoform X7, whose amino-acid sequence MVHSEGMIEDRGRSGDIMAERRQLFAEMRAQELDSIRLSTYRTACKLRFVQKKCNLHLVDIWNVIEAFRENGLNTMDLNTEFTVARLEAILSTIFYQLNKRMPTTHQINVEQSISLLLNFLLAAYDPEGLGKMSVFVVKMALATICGGKILDKLRYIFSQISDPGGIMVYSQFDQFLREVLKLPMTVFEGPSFGYTEQATRTCFAQQKKVSLNTFLDTMMSDPPPQCLVWLPLMHRLANVENVFHPVECSYCHSESIMGFRYRCQQCHNYQLCQDCFWRGHASGSHSNQHQMKEYTSWKSPAKKLSNALSKSLSCASSREPLHPMFPDMPEKPLNLAHIVDTWPPRPMNSTNDFMLSHSMPTSGNPYSTKNLLESSSHQEEEHSLIARYTSRLASDAAAAQQQQRVPNDISFSLDANKQQRQLIAELESKNREILQEIQRLRVQHEQASQPPTCTSQQNPTLLAELRLLRQRKDELEQRMSALQESRRELMVQLEQLMLLLKTYGDS is encoded by the exons ATGGTACATTCTGAAGG AATGATTGAAGATCGTGGGAGGAGTGGCGACATCATGGCGGAGAGACGACAACTGTTCGCAGAGATGC GGGCACAAGAGTTGGATTCCATAAGATTGTCCACATATAGAACTGCTTGCAAACTCAGATTCGTTCAGAAGAAATGCAATC TCCATTTGGTGGACATCTGGAACGTGATCGAGGCGTTCAGAGAGAACGGCCTGAACACCATGGACCTCAACACAGAGTTCACTGTGGCTCGCCTGGAAGCAATACTATCGACCATCTTCTACCAGCTCAACAAGCGCATGCCCACCAcacaccagatcaatgtggaacaGTCCATCAGTCTGCTACTCAACTTTCTCCTGGCTGCCTATGACCC GGAAGGCCTCGGAAAAATGTCTGTCTTTGTTGTGAAGATGGCCCTAGCAACCATCTGCGGAGGAAAGATTTTGGATAAATTAAGAT ATATTTTTTCACAGATATCAGACCCTGGTGGCATAATGGTGTACTCCCAATTCGACCAGTTTCTGAGGGAGGTTCTCAAATTGCCAATGACTGTTTTTGAGGGGCCTTCCTTTGGCTATACTGAGCAAGCCACAAGAACCTGCTTTGCACAGCAG AAAAAGGTCTCCCTCAACACATTCCTGGACACGATGATGTCAGATCCTCCTCCTCAGTGTCTGGTGTGGTTACCACTCATGCATCGCTTGGCTAATGTGGAGAATG TGTTTCACCCGGTCGAGTGCTCCTACTGCCACAGTGAGAGTATAATGGGCTTCCGCTACCGCTGCCAACAATGTCATAattaccagctctgtcaggactgCTTCTGGAGGGGGCATGCCAGTGGTTCCCATAGCAACCAGCACCAAATGAAGGAGTACACGTCATGG AAATCGCCTGCTAAGAAGTTATCTAATGCTCTCAGCAAATCACTGAGCTGTGCATCTAGCAGAGAACCTTTACACCCCATGTTTCCTGACATGCCAGAAAAACCTCTGAACCTAGCCCACATTGT AGACACTTG GCCTCCCAGACCAATGAATAGCACCAATGACTTCATGCTCTCCCACTCCATGCCCACGTCAGGGAACCCTTACTCCACTAAGAA TTTGCTGGAGAGCAGTTCCCACCAGGAGGAAGAGCACAGTCTCATCGCCCGCTACACTTCTAGACTGGCCTCTGACGCAGCCGCCGCG caacagcagcagaggGTCCCCAACGACATATCTTTCTCTCTGGATGCCAACAAGCAGCAGAGGCAGCTTATTGCTGAGCTAGAGAGCAAAAACAG aGAGATCTTGCAGGAGATCCAGCGTCTGAGAGTGCAGCACGAGCAGGCCTCACAGCCTCCCACATGCACGTCCCAACAGAACCCCACTCTGCTGGCCGAGCTACGGCTTCTCAG GCAACGCAAAGATGAGCTGGAGCAGAGGATGTCTGCTCTGCAGGAGAGTCGCAGGGAACTCATGGTACAGCTGGAGCAGCTGATGCTGCTGCTGAAG ACCTATGGAGATTCATAA
- the LOC110530463 gene encoding dystrobrevin alpha isoform X6, translated as MVHSEGMIEDRGRSGDIMAERRQLFAEMRAQELDSIRLSTYRTACKLRFVQKKCNLHLVDIWNVIEAFRENGLNTMDLNTEFTVARLEAILSTIFYQLNKRMPTTHQINVEQSISLLLNFLLAAYDPEGLGKMSVFVVKMALATICGGKILDKLRYIFSQISDPGGIMVYSQFDQFLREVLKLPMTVFEGPSFGYTEQATRTCFAQQKKVSLNTFLDTMMSDPPPQCLVWLPLMHRLANVENVFHPVECSYCHSESIMGFRYRCQQCHNYQLCQDCFWRGHASGSHSNQHQMKEYTSWKSPAKKLSNALSKSLSCASSREPLHPMFPDMPEKPLNLAHIVDTWPPRPMNSTNDFMLSHSMPTSGNPYSTKNLLESSSHQEEEHSLIARYTSRLASDAAAAQQQQRVPNDISFSLDANKQQRQLIAELESKNREILQEIQRLRVQHEQASQPPTCTSQQNPTLLAELRLLRQRKDELEQRMSALQESRRELMVQLEQLMLLLKEEERKQATYGDS; from the exons ATGGTACATTCTGAAGG AATGATTGAAGATCGTGGGAGGAGTGGCGACATCATGGCGGAGAGACGACAACTGTTCGCAGAGATGC GGGCACAAGAGTTGGATTCCATAAGATTGTCCACATATAGAACTGCTTGCAAACTCAGATTCGTTCAGAAGAAATGCAATC TCCATTTGGTGGACATCTGGAACGTGATCGAGGCGTTCAGAGAGAACGGCCTGAACACCATGGACCTCAACACAGAGTTCACTGTGGCTCGCCTGGAAGCAATACTATCGACCATCTTCTACCAGCTCAACAAGCGCATGCCCACCAcacaccagatcaatgtggaacaGTCCATCAGTCTGCTACTCAACTTTCTCCTGGCTGCCTATGACCC GGAAGGCCTCGGAAAAATGTCTGTCTTTGTTGTGAAGATGGCCCTAGCAACCATCTGCGGAGGAAAGATTTTGGATAAATTAAGAT ATATTTTTTCACAGATATCAGACCCTGGTGGCATAATGGTGTACTCCCAATTCGACCAGTTTCTGAGGGAGGTTCTCAAATTGCCAATGACTGTTTTTGAGGGGCCTTCCTTTGGCTATACTGAGCAAGCCACAAGAACCTGCTTTGCACAGCAG AAAAAGGTCTCCCTCAACACATTCCTGGACACGATGATGTCAGATCCTCCTCCTCAGTGTCTGGTGTGGTTACCACTCATGCATCGCTTGGCTAATGTGGAGAATG TGTTTCACCCGGTCGAGTGCTCCTACTGCCACAGTGAGAGTATAATGGGCTTCCGCTACCGCTGCCAACAATGTCATAattaccagctctgtcaggactgCTTCTGGAGGGGGCATGCCAGTGGTTCCCATAGCAACCAGCACCAAATGAAGGAGTACACGTCATGG AAATCGCCTGCTAAGAAGTTATCTAATGCTCTCAGCAAATCACTGAGCTGTGCATCTAGCAGAGAACCTTTACACCCCATGTTTCCTGACATGCCAGAAAAACCTCTGAACCTAGCCCACATTGT AGACACTTG GCCTCCCAGACCAATGAATAGCACCAATGACTTCATGCTCTCCCACTCCATGCCCACGTCAGGGAACCCTTACTCCACTAAGAA TTTGCTGGAGAGCAGTTCCCACCAGGAGGAAGAGCACAGTCTCATCGCCCGCTACACTTCTAGACTGGCCTCTGACGCAGCCGCCGCG caacagcagcagaggGTCCCCAACGACATATCTTTCTCTCTGGATGCCAACAAGCAGCAGAGGCAGCTTATTGCTGAGCTAGAGAGCAAAAACAG aGAGATCTTGCAGGAGATCCAGCGTCTGAGAGTGCAGCACGAGCAGGCCTCACAGCCTCCCACATGCACGTCCCAACAGAACCCCACTCTGCTGGCCGAGCTACGGCTTCTCAG GCAACGCAAAGATGAGCTGGAGCAGAGGATGTCTGCTCTGCAGGAGAGTCGCAGGGAACTCATGGTACAGCTGGAGCAGCTGATGCTGCTGCTGAAG gaggaggaaaggaagcaaGCT ACCTATGGAGATTCATAA